From one Malus sylvestris chromosome 1, drMalSylv7.2, whole genome shotgun sequence genomic stretch:
- the LOC126609634 gene encoding transcription factor bHLH131-like, which translates to MVILQQDFVFLACPMQSTPSYYPKQISFPTNTNIYNKNFFKPNSKAEAKLIDAKKHSESEKRRRMRINSQYTTLRDILPNLIKVNQNGDKASLLAEAVRRDECVLPGGVDKLSIEQCEGEKEGLVKATCSCEDRPGLKSEMTRAPSCVKGRVVRAEMVTVGGRSKNAVWLQRLGGGNEGVVALKRALKMVADRPVLPRNVSKKLPFPR; encoded by the exons ATGGTTATACTGCAACAG GACTTTGTTTTTCTAGCTTGTCCAATGCAATCCACTCCAAGTTATTATCCGAAACAAATTAGTTTCCCAACGAATACTAATATCTACAACAAAAACTTCTTCAAACCAAATTCAAAGGCAGAAGCCAAATTAATTGACGCCAAGAAACACAGTGAGTCGGAGAAAAGGCGAAGGATGCGAATCAACAGTCAATATACCACTCTTCGTGACATCCTCCCAAACTTAATCAAAGTTAATCAAA ATGGGGACAAGGCATCATTGCTTGCAGAGGCAGTCCG GAGGGACGAGTGCGTTTTACCTGGTGGGGTTGACAAGTTAAGTATCGAACAATGTGAGGGGGAGAAGGAAGGGCTTGTCAAGGCCACATGCAGCTGTGAGGATAGGCCGGGGCTCAAATCAGAAATGACAAGGGCACCGAGTTGTGTAAAGGGAAGGGTTGTGAGGGCTGAGATGGTGACAGTGGGTGGAAGGAGTAAAAATGCGGTGTGGTTGCAAAGGTTAGGTGGTGGAAATGAAGGGGTGGTGGCGCTGAAGAGAGCACTGAAGATGGTTGCCGATCGCCCCGTTTTGCCAAGAAATGTTAGTAAGAAGCTGCCTTTTCCTcggtga